The stretch of DNA TTGTAGGTTGAAAGAGTTACTCAAGACAAAACTAGTGGAGTGCGGCTGGAAGGATCAGCTCAAGGCACACTGCAAAGGTACTCACGTCACCGACCGTATTTGCGGCCTCTTGTCAAAGTGCCGCCGCTTGAGTTGCATCCTTCCTTCGTGTGCCTGCGTAGACGTGATTCGAGAAAAGGGCTTGGATCACGTCACGGTGGAGGACCTCGTCACCGAAATCACGCCCAAAGGGAGAGGTGAGTGATAGATGTCTCGACTTTTTGCCATATTGGTTGTTTGGATGGTTGAAATTCTTATTTTGTTGTCGTCGTCTTTCAGCATT from Stigmatopora argus isolate UIUO_Sarg chromosome 21, RoL_Sarg_1.0, whole genome shotgun sequence encodes:
- the eny2 gene encoding transcription and mRNA export factor ENY2, translated to MSKDSQMRAAINQKMIEMGEREKLKELLKTKLVECGWKDQLKAHCKDVIREKGLDHVTVEDLVTEITPKGRALVPDSVKKELLQRIRAFITQHATL